tatcaaaatataattgTANNNNNNNNNNNNNNNNNNNNNNNNNNNNNNNNNNNNNNNNNNNNNNNNNNNNNNNNNNNNNNNNNNNNNNNNNNNNNNNNNNNNNNNNNNNNNNNNNNNNNNNNNNNNNNNNNNNNNNNNNNNNNNNNNNNNNNNNNNNNNNNNNNNNNNNNNNNNNNNNNNNNNNNNNNNNNNNNNNNNNNNNNNNNNNNNNNNNNNNNNNNNNNNNNNNNNNNNNNNNNNNNNNNNNNNNNNNNNNNNNNNNNNNNNNNNNNNNNNNNNNNNNNNNNNNNNNNNNNNNNNNNNNNNNNNNNNNNNNNNNNNNNNNNNNNNNNNNNNNNNNNNNNNNNNNNNNNNNNNNNNNNNNNNNNNNNNNNNNNNNNNNNNNNNNNNNNNNNNNNNNNNNNNNNNNNNNNNNNNNNNNNNNNNNNNNNNNNNNNNNNNNNNNNNNNNNNNNNNNNNNNNNNNNNNNNNNNNNNNNNNNNNNNNNNNNNNNNNNNNNNNNNNNNNNNNNNNNNNNNNNNNNNNNNNNNNNNNNNNNNNNNNNNNNAAAATCAAAATATCAttgtaatttatctaaaaaatattttatattttatatatatgtcgtGTCCCCGTGtcgtataaaattttaaaattcgtgtGTCTACGTATCCTGTGTCATGTTGTGTCTCATGTTCGTGTCAGTGCATCATAGGTTTCCAATAAATTAGATACCGTGAAAGTTATAAAACCTAGGTAATGTTTGATTAGAGAGGCAAAAACTACAAACGAAAAGAGACAATGAAGACAATTACACAAAAATTGTCTTTGTATCCTATTTTGTAGTgtaaaagaagaatttttttttataaaatgtgaATATTAGTTAGAAAATCCTTTGAAACATTGAGGTGCATCATCTTGGATTtaaatagtcaccaaaaaaaggGGTTCATACCCATGGATGTTCTGATTGGTTTAAAGTCCATCTTGCAAGGAACACAGCAGATGCAGCTATAAGGGAAGGTAGAAACTGCAAGAAACTGTACTCAACAAGGGTAAGCTCTGCTAAATAATTTGCCAGGAATTCCAATTCAATGTGAGGGACCTGCGAGGAGATTGATGGTTTTGCTTTTAGAATCATGGTTTAATTTGTCTATAAGTGCTtatgatttgatctaattttcaATCGAATCCCTACTTAAAAACATTTTAACATACATTAAAAATttataggaacctaattgaaaattgaaTTCAAACAATAGAAATTTACATCATAGTTAAAGCTAGAATCATCTTatgttaaattggtggataacaaGTATCATACCTTGTATGAAGATTGTGCCGCTTGGATGAATCTCCTGAAAGCCAAAGAAAGATCATCATAGATCAGTACTTCACTGAAGCTTTAACTTTATGGCATTTTCCAATAAAAGGtggatgtatatatatgtagtaATATAATATACCTCAGAAATGTTTTGGTTGTTGGAACAGATAAATGAAAATGCAAAATGTTTAGAACTTCACTCTCCATTTTCAATACCTGTGAAAATGGCACTTATTACATTATGCTTTATAGTTTATATATACTATATACTATGTGTGGGAAAAAAAAAGGTTCAATTTCAAGCCCTACTACAAAATATGCAATACCTCTTCTTTTGTGTAAGTGTTATCTGTGATGAAGCAAAATTCCTCCACTCTAGGAGCACAAATCTCTTCATACTTTCTTAAATCCAAAAGAAGTTAAGGgaaacagagaaaaaaaaaagtaagacaTGTTAGAATTTCCTAATATTATAGGAAGAATAGAAATGATATCTTATATTATCATTTAATGACTATCAACAAATTGAACCAAGAGTTACTGGAGTAAAACTAACAATGTCACAGAGAAGAGAGAGTATAATGAAAAAAGTTATATTTTGAGAAATCTGTAAAATTACCAACAAATCATAACCAGAATATTTGACTGActgaaaaataattattattaattcataATGGCTATACTACTATACTAGTCATTATCAGTTTTATACTTTTATGCCATTATCATCTTAAAAGTCAGAATGACTTGGTTTCTGTTATCATTTTCAATGCCATTTTcatattttcataaagaaaagaAGTGAAAACAATAGAATTCCATTTTCTATTTTCACTTTGTCCACCATGAAATCTTCAAAACATAAACCACTAAAAGTGAAAACAAAAACCATACAAAAATATCTATCCTTTAGAGATTAAGAAGTGCCCATTTATGAGCCTGTGGAATTCGCACTTACGATGCAATGAGCATGCAAGTAACACCAAGCAACTGGAGTCTTTGTTTCTGCATCAATTTTGCTGAGAGATACCTATCAATGAGGTTTACTGTAAGGTAAAGTGTGTCTGGAACCAAGTTATATTCCTCGGTAACCTGAAACATGATAAAGCACCCTTTAGNNNNNNNNNNNNNNNNNNNNNNNNNNNNNNNNNNNNNNNNNNNNNNNNNNNNNNNNNNNNNNNNNNNNNNNNNNNNNNNNNNNNNNNNNNNNNNNNNNNNNNNNNNNNNNNNNNNNNNNNNNNNNNNNNNNNNNNNNNNNNNNNNNNNNNNNNNNNNNNNNNNNNNNNNNNNNNNNNNNNNNNNNNNNNNNNNNNNNNNNNNNNNNNNNNNNNNNNNNNAATGTAGATAATGTGCCAAGGTCATAAAACTAACCTCCACAAGCCAATCAATCAAAATTCCCCTCATGGTAGGACTGATATCTTGCTGCAACTCTCCCATGTAATTCGATATTGGTCTCCTTGAGAGCTGGATATACATTTAACAAAAGTTTATTGCCAAATCTTTTTTGTAATAAACCTTAGTATCATTCTGTTTTCTTGGCATTTTTATAGTTAATTTCCCATGCTGCATAAGCATGGGTACACTATTCAAAAGGGCAGCTTGGGACACACATCCTACATCAAAGCAAGGTTTGGGAAAAGGTGGCACTAATGTCAGCCTAACCTGATAAATGCATTAGTGGCTAATCCCCTGGCTTGAGTCTTGACCTAAGAACCAACTCAATCGTTGTTCCAAGGCTTGCCTTGCTTAGATTAGGCACAAATACAAGTAGAAAGTACCAAAATTTTGCAGAAACTAGGATACTATATTATATAGCATTATAAATTAAACAGTTATAATAAACATAAGTTCAAAAATGTCTAAAAAGAGACGAGATTTGAAAAAATATAATAGAAGTTAGTCAATCAAagtaaaatcaaataatttcaCAGCAACATGTGATGGTTAGTCTAAGGCTAAGTTGTATTTACATCATTCCTTTATTATAATATTTAGACTAATAAGTTCCATACCAGTACCAATAACagcaattaaaaaataaattaaataaaaaaaaaattctatcatGCTGCaatgttaatattattattatgtcaTAAAATAAAAGAACACTCGCTGCTGTTTCAAGAAGGCTTGCTTATTTGGGACGTTATACTCTGAGAGAGCCTAACAATAATGTTATAATGCCCTCGAAGTGTGGCAGCAGAAAAGCAGAAGCAATTGAAGTTTACATCAAAACATTGTTTAGCAGAGGCTAATAGCAGTTGTCACCCGCTACATATAACTAAGATCACAAACCTCTGTGACACGAATATTATTGTATATTTCAGGTGCATAAGAACTCCAAACTTCAGGATCCTTTATCTCGGAATCAATGTCCACAATGGCCAAGCAATCTGATGCTCCTAGTTTCTCACAAATCATATCTATGTCTGCAACATCCAATCAAATGTGTGTTTAGATTagcttttcttttctattctaggCAATCGGTATGTAGACCCTGTTACTAGAAATCCGACTAATCCAGCTGAGGAAACTCAAGACCACTGGGAAGAGGACGAGCTTTGCCTACCACTCAATCAACCATGTGTTGGTAGATTAGCTTATTTTGGATTCAAAAACAGTTTATCTTTTataatcaacaaccttctgaGACTGATAAACTATATAAACTAAGATATTATCTTTCTAGTGTATGATGCATCAATTTAGCTAGAAATGGGATCATTTCAAAACCTTTATTTGGAGAGCTCGGACCATCAGATTTCGCAGTGTCTTGCACCGAAAGCACGTTGTCTGTGATACCATGTTCTCTTATGCTATTGGACATACAATGTTCACCAGTGGTGTCATGTGATTCTACCACCCTTATTGTGGATACTTCTTTAGTTAACTTTGCTCTAACATCCCCTTGTGATGTTGAAACTTCAAATGAGACATTTGATGCcagctttgtgtttttcttcttaTTAACTCTTCTTGCCTACATAATGGACATTGAACCAGCATCACCATTTGAGAATAGAAAGATTAAACATACTTGAATCGATTATGAGTGAGGAAGGGCAGGACAAAGATATATGAATTAGAAGTATTTGCATTTTCAGATATTTCTTTCGATGTAATAAGACAACTGAATGTCTATATAAAACATTTACACTCACGACTGTATCAAAAAGAGATTTATAATACATTTTTATTTTACAAAATTTACATTAT
The DNA window shown above is from Arachis ipaensis cultivar K30076 chromosome B08, Araip1.1, whole genome shotgun sequence and carries:
- the LOC107611633 gene encoding cyclin-A2-1 — its product is IRRYFPFAATRLYFYLFIYNLWHCYFLLLLSYGNLIIRITRARAKVLGSVGGIPPYSRPSFKNEQKHVLRGSFTRTGSDENKTSVVIDPLDKRKQVLNDVTNICSNASTFQARRVNKKKNTKLASNVSFEVSTSQGDVRAKLTKEVSTIRVVESHDTTGEHCMSNSIREHGITDNVLSVQDTAKSDGPSSPNKDIDMICEKLGASDCLAIVDIDSEIKDPEVWSSYAPEIYNNIRVTELSRRPISNYMGELQQDISPTMRGILIDWLVEVTEEYNLVPDTLYLTVNLIDRYLSAKLMQKQRLQLLGVTCMLIASKYEEICAPRVEEFCFITDNTYTKEEVLKMESEVLNILHFHLSVPTTKTFLRRFIQAAQSSYKVPHIELEFLANYLAELTLVEYSFLQFLPSLIAASAVFLARWTLNQSEHPWNLTLEHYTNYKASELETVVLALVDLQLNTKASSLNAIREKYKQHKFNCVATLSPNPKPVQSLFQVQV